The DNA sequence aggctgaggcaggagaatcactttaacccgggagtggaggttgcaatgagccgtgatcacgccattgcactccagcctgggcaacaagagtgaactccatcccccaaaaaaaagaaaagaaaaaaattatgctgaAGTACCTGTAGCCAGATGCCAGGGTATTCTGGGGTTTGGAAGCACTGCAAATGGATTTCTAGTTGAGGTTGAGCTTCTGTGAGGAGGGATGAAGTGGGGCTGATAGAAAGTTTCTAGCTCAATACCTGCATCAAGCCAAATTTAAgccccctgtggtcccagccatcTTGCAGGACAGATCCGCCATGACTTTCCCTGGAGATGATGGCTGCAATGACAGCAGGGTCCACGCAATGTCTCTGCCCGACTTCTTTGATCAGAGTCTGGTAGGGTTTTATGGCCCTCAGATCCATCTCAGCAAACATTTCAGAACCACGGATCCCTACATCAATAGAAAAGAAACTGTTTTTCTGGGCATGCTAGTGTGTGCCTGAAGtcagtccctgctactcagaaggctaaaacaggaggattgcttgaatccaggaggagttcaaaaccagcctgggcatcataacGAGAGcccaactcagaaaaaaaaaaaaagaaagaaagaatttaaagttaaaaagagaaaagaaactctttcttttacttcagaagaaaaccattttttaaaatttgctaagtTAGCCACAGCCTCTGATCACTGCTAATGGCTTGGGACAGTCATCCTAAGATATTCTTTTGATCTCTGACTACAGAAACAGACAGGTCCACAACCCCCAACAGGTGCCACTTCTGctgttttttctccttcaaattgctcatgcctgtaatcccaggactttgggaggccaaggtggatggatcacttgaggtcaggagttcaagaccagcctggccaacatggtgaaaccctgtctctactaaaaatacaaaaatgagccggatgtggtggcaggcacctgtaaccccagctactcaggaggctgaggcaggagaattgcttgaacctggaaagtggacgttgtagtgagccaagatcatgccatcacactccagcctgggtgacaaagtaagactctgtcacacacacaaaaaaattctgCCACACTGGTGCACTGGGAAGCCTCTTGGACTAGGAGTCAGCCAGTGTATGTTTtagcctggctctgccactagCTGGTTCTGTGCTATTGGGAAGTACCCCCCTCCTTGCTGAGTCTCTGAGCTCTGATTTGTAAATTGAGGGGTTGGGGTCCGATGTGACCTTGTGGTTGCTGCCAGCTCCGACACCCTAAAACCAGGATAACATGATGAACACGACTTTGGAACAGTATTGCTTCAAATGTTCATGTGTAACATGAAGCAAACACAGCAGCACCACCCAAAAATCAAAGCCAAATTCTAATATTTATTCAAGCAGTAGTTTCAACACATGGAAACAAACACAGCTGGACAAGGTTTGGAAAGAATGAGGgtggaaaatgaaaagaagcgGGTTGTTAGATTGGCCAGGATTGtgttttttgctcatttttcattttggtaCTATTGTCATAATGATGATTATACCTTTTCAAAATTAAGTGACTTCCTAAGAAAGAATCTGAAAACGATGAAAGGGGAAAAGCCAGATGTTTGCTCTGCCTTTCACTTACCGCAGTTCATCACACTCTTTGCATCACAAGTGGCCCCAGAGGTCTTCATGGTCATGATGTCCCCGTAGCAGCCGTGGTACAGGCGCGGATGTAGGTGAGGGTTCATTGAGTGGGTGAAGGGGTACGAGCCCCTGGAAGTGCCTAGAGGCGGAAGCATAACTCACATGAATCCTGTGAGAAGATATTGCTTGggttgctgcaataaacatcacTAAGCCAAAGGCGGAAGGCCACAGACAGAACTCCCCAACTCTCTTGTTGCCATTATTTGTTCATCAGACAGAAGATCCCCGTGCCCACTCTGCTCcgaccttttttgttgttttgtattaACACAGCACTTAATCCAAAGACACTATGCAAAATATTATGAAATTCATCTCTTATagatcctaaatacatatgcagtcttttttttcctttgttttttagagacaaggtcttgctctgttgtccaggctggagtgcagtgacatgatcatagctcgctgcaggtaccaacacctgggctcaaacgactctcccaccccagcctcctgagtagctggaaccacaggcgcacatcaccaggcctggcttattttatctttttgtaaagatggggttttgctatgttgcccaagctagtctcaaactcctgggctcaaaccatcctctctccttggcctcccaaaggatttCAGGCACTGTAGTCATACCATACTGTATGTCAGAATTAAAACTGACAGACGGTTTTTAAGCAGGAAACTtgagaggttttgttttgttttttaagattcagcgggtacacgtgcaggtttgttacatgggcgtattgtgtgatgctgaggattGGCCTTCTATTGATCcttcacccaaatagtgaacacagTACCTGATGTGTGGttttcaacccttgcctccctccctccctgcctccttttagagtccccagtgtctattgtcttgagaggaattttaaaacatttctgacACAAATGCTTCTGGGAATGTTAACATCTGGATTAACAATTTGCCTTTGTttagaaagataagaaagaaggGTACCataacaatttaaatatattcttattttatatcatttactGTGAAGGTGAGTACCTATGTATGTCTGTCTaataaaattagaagtaaaaATTGAATTTACCAAAATGATTTAAGTCAAAtctattcttgtttttttgttctgtctttaaaaagtgagtttctgTCCAAGTCTACCTGTTAAAGGAGAGGCAGAGCTTTTGCTAAGGGAGATACAAGGTTATTTTCTGTAATGCTGAAAAGTTTGTTCTAACTGTTTCAAGGGCTTTTAATTTGTACCTTAAGAGTCCAAATATTTGTTATAAGACAGTACtttgggctggatgtggtggttcatgcctagaatcccagcactttgagaggctaaggcaggaggattgctcgagcctgggagttcgagaccagctggcaaaactcgtttctacaaaaaatacaaaacttaggctgttgtagtggcacatgccagtagtcccagctgcatgggagactgagacaggaagagtgattgaacccgggaggtcgaggctgcagtgagctttgatggtgccactgcactccagcctgggcaacggaacaagaccc is a window from the Macaca mulatta isolate MMU2019108-1 chromosome 13, T2T-MMU8v2.0, whole genome shotgun sequence genome containing:
- the LYG2 gene encoding lysozyme g-like protein 2 precursor; amino-acid sequence: MLSSVVFWGLIALIGTSRGSYPFTHSMNPHLHPRLYHGCYGDIMTMKTSGATCDAKSVMNCGIRGSEMFAEMDLRAIKPYQTLIKEVGQRHCVDPAVIAAIISRESHGGSVLQDGWDHRGLKFGLMQLDKQAYHPVGAWDSKEHLSQATGILTERIKAIQKKFPTWSAAQHLRGGLSAFKSGVEAIATPADIDNDFVNDIIARAKFYKRQSF